One part of the Aquificaceae bacterium genome encodes these proteins:
- a CDS encoding class I tRNA ligase family protein — MKVMDFLRQKNISIGDNFQLLLDALGLRREDYVKAVEQEIGEPAKMSKSKGNTVDPEEAVQKYGADTVRLYILFAGPVEKDFEWTEEGVQGAYRFLRRLWNLFHQHLEGMREAGYSREDFVSLAGKSKDIRHRTHQTLKKYLSSMEDLSFNTSIASIMELLNVLQDFQPSEGLDYKVLRESFEIILFMLYPITPHICEELWQRLGYDRLMAFYPFPQPDEKALILEEIEIPVQVNGKLRAVVRVPLNAEESAVKELALRDPRVSQWLDGKEVKKVIYIKNKLLNLVV, encoded by the coding sequence ATGAAGGTTATGGACTTTCTCAGGCAGAAGAACATATCCATAGGGGACAACTTCCAGCTACTTCTGGATGCACTGGGATTGCGTAGAGAGGACTATGTGAAGGCTGTGGAGCAGGAGATTGGAGAGCCTGCCAAGATGTCCAAGTCAAAGGGAAATACCGTTGACCCGGAGGAGGCAGTGCAGAAATACGGAGCAGACACGGTGAGGCTCTACATACTCTTCGCTGGACCCGTGGAAAAGGACTTTGAATGGACGGAGGAGGGAGTGCAGGGTGCCTACAGGTTTCTGAGAAGGCTCTGGAACCTCTTTCACCAGCACCTTGAAGGTATGAGAGAAGCTGGGTATAGCAGAGAGGACTTTGTGAGCCTTGCGGGAAAAAGTAAGGATATAAGACACAGGACCCACCAGACTCTCAAGAAATACCTTTCAAGCATGGAAGACCTTTCCTTCAACACATCCATAGCCAGCATAATGGAGCTTCTGAATGTGCTTCAGGACTTTCAACCCTCTGAAGGTCTGGACTACAAGGTGCTCAGAGAGTCCTTTGAGATTATCCTTTTCATGCTATATCCCATAACTCCTCACATATGCGAGGAGCTATGGCAGAGGCTAGGCTACGACAGGCTCATGGCCTTTTACCCCTTTCCACAGCCAGACGAGAAGGCCCTTATACTTGAAGAAATAGAGATTCCGGTGCAGGTAAACGGAAAGTTGAGGGCAGTGGTAAGGGTGCCGTTAAACGCAGAAGAGTCGGCAGTGAAAGAGCTTGCTCTCAGAGACCCGAGAGTGAGCCAGTGGCTCGATGGTAAAGAGGTCAAAAAGGTGATATACATAAAGAACAAACTTCTCAATCTGGTGGTCTGA